A segment of the Calditrichota bacterium genome:
GCTCTCAGGATAATCTCCGTCGATTCATGCGTTAACAAGGTCTTTTCGGGGCTGAACTTTTCATCCGGGTATTCCCGGCTGACTTCCCCCTCTTTTGTTTTGACGGGTTCATCCAGCGAATACATTTGAAGTTTTCGTTTCCGAAGGAGGTCAATGGTGTGATTCGTTGCTATTTTGTACAACCAGGTGGAAAAAGCAAATTCTTCCTTAAAAGAACGCAACGAATTAAATGCCTTCAGGAACGTTTCCTGCACCAAATCCTCGGTCTCCTCCCGATTCCCCACCATTTTGTAAATGAGATGGTAAATGATGCCGTGGTATTTTCTGAGAAGTTCCTCGTAGGCTTTTTGATTACCCTCAACGGCCAACTGAATCAATTGTCGATCCGACTCATTCATGATTTTAAAGTAACGGATATTCCAAAAAGAATCAAGTTAAAATTTCTTGAATTAAATTCTATTTTTGTGTATAATTAGAAAGGCTTTTCCTGGTTCATTTTAATAAAGAGGCGCATTTCAGATGATTGCCGGTATCGGCGTGGACATTGTTTCGGTGAAACGCATGCACACCATTTCTCAGCGATGGCAGTCTCATTTTTTGCAGAAGATCTTCTCTGACGCGGAAATCGCCTATTGCACCGCCAAAACCGGTCAGGCTGTTTCCCAATCCTTCGCGGCCCGCTTTGCTGCAAAGGAAGCCTTTAAAAAGGCGTTGACCGCCGCCGGAAATGCCAGACCCCTGAACTGGAAGGAGGTCTGGGTGGAACACACCCGGGAAGGCGTTCCCGTTTTCAGGTTTTCCGACCCTTTACAGCAGGAAATGAACGGGTTTGATTGCCACCTTAGTCTTTCACACGAAAACGAGTTTGCCATTGCTTTGGTTATTTTGGAAACAAAGAAGCCATTTAATTTCTGATTTTACGTATTTCCAAACGGCAAGAATCTAGGATCGGATTTGTGATGGGGACAAAAGGGCAGCACGAAATTTAAAATAGGAACTTTGGGTCTTTGAGTTTT
Coding sequences within it:
- a CDS encoding sigma-70 family RNA polymerase sigma factor produces the protein MNESDRQLIQLAVEGNQKAYEELLRKYHGIIYHLIYKMVGNREETEDLVQETFLKAFNSLRSFKEEFAFSTWLYKIATNHTIDLLRKRKLQMYSLDEPVKTKEGEVSREYPDEKFSPEKTLLTHESTEIILRAIQSLPEKYRTIITLRHREDKSYEEIGAILHVPIGTVKARLFRARELLKKELKKYGL
- the acpS gene encoding holo-[acyl-carrier-protein] synthase, translated to MIAGIGVDIVSVKRMHTISQRWQSHFLQKIFSDAEIAYCTAKTGQAVSQSFAARFAAKEAFKKALTAAGNARPLNWKEVWVEHTREGVPVFRFSDPLQQEMNGFDCHLSLSHENEFAIALVILETKKPFNF